A stretch of DNA from Cannabis sativa cultivar Pink pepper isolate KNU-18-1 chromosome X, ASM2916894v1, whole genome shotgun sequence:
ataaaataCTAATGTAAAATAGATAAAGGAATTGTTtttgtataatattttatattagactttaatttaattttttgtcgcataaatatctaaatttagtTATCGGGTACAGATAATTTTAAATGGTTATATAATAGCTAAGTTATATTTTCGAACTTCTGTTGGTATCTGTCTGTTTAATGTCAAATTATTAtccatatgttatttttttattggtatatttaaattaatttttaaataaaaaatataaatttaatgacTTGAACTAATCAAGGACTGTCACGTGACTATTAACTTGACAATTAATGGTTAGATACTTACagaagttttaaaaatataatttaagtattattattgttaaaaattaaacttaagcatttttttataattaggagttaatttataccacaaattaatcattttgtaaataataaaagtataacaataaaataataaaataatattattacttaGGAGAAAGTCCAAATATCAGCCCACTTGGATGGCCCCTGCGCCAATGTTTAAGAAGAAATTACATTGTAATTCACTTTACTTtacatgttttaatttttatattctttaaaatatactcACTTTTATAAATGATGTCTTTATTATACCACTTagattaatgtaaattatgtgtTAGACTTAAGTGGAAGGTAagattaatgtaaattatgtgtTAGACTTAAGTGGAAGGTAAGCATATATTGGGCAATCCCCTCACAAAAGTGAGtacattttaatgaaatataattaaagggtattttttattaatggaaataAAAAATAGGTATTCCTCAATTTATCCCAATATCTAAGACTTGTGTTGAGCGGAGCCCTAGGGTGAATCAATCAATGaaacaatataataaattttcaaataatactcAAGACTTTTTTAACAAAAGTTATGTACACCCTTTCTTTTCTAACTTCAGATTGgttaaaataactatcatattaaattattagattAGTGATGATATTTAAAATGAATGAATTATTTCAGGTTGGTGACTGATATTCCTGGAAGTACAGGGCCATCGTTCGGACAAGAAGTGATGTGCTACGAGAGCCCTCGACCAACTGTGGGGATTCATCGATATGTGTTTGTGTTGTTCCGACAATTGGGAAGGCAAACAGTGTATGGGCCTGGGTGGCGTCAGAACTTCAACACCAAGGACTTTGCTGAGCTTTATAACCTTGGTTTGCCTGTTGCTGCCCTTTATTACAACTCCCAGAGGGAGTCTGGCTCTGGTGGCAGAACCAGGACTACTACTACTCGATCATaattataatcataattataattatcaaaACCAAATCTATCTATCTAATAGAACTAATAATTGATAATAAGCagcttaattataaattaagcaATCAATGTGTAATGTTTAGTGCATTTGGAAATGGAATATTACTATATGCACTTTGttttttatacataaataattaaCATTAAGGATAATATATATTCTTCTAATTTCTGCCGGAGTATTCCCTTTTGCAGTATgccaaattttgtattttataattacaaacttattatttaattacttaattagTTAAACGTGGAATAATAAAATTGATGTGAAACATACATTTTGTAGCCATAGATAAAGATTCAGTAACTACATACCAACAAATTACAAGGAACCAAAgcgcagaaaaataaaaacacacgaGGTTTTTATACATGGTATCATCAATCTTGCAGATTGCGATTAGTCTATGGAGTCACACTTAGAGATAAAATTCATTAATAAAGTTATCAAAACTCAAAAGTATTTGACTTATACTAATTACTCTCTCTATTgcatgccgcaagcttgatgtattctaaCTTAAAGAAtgaaccttggtgaaaattcaaGATCTTGAACTCACTTTGATATGTTGAAGAGTACGTGCTTTCTTCTGATGCAAGTTGAACCAGATCATTTGgataaaaattgagagagttatgccCATTTTATTGAAGGGAGACTTGTGCTGTTTTGCTCTAGTTGCAAGCACTGACACGACCAAGTGGCAAC
This window harbors:
- the LOC115697736 gene encoding protein HEADING DATE 3A, with the translated sequence MARDRDPLVVGRVIGDVLEPFTSCVSLRVFYGSKEVNNGSEFKPSQIVNQPRVDIGGQDLRTFYTLVMVDPDAPSPSDPNLKEYLHWLVTDIPGSTGPSFGQEVMCYESPRPTVGIHRYVFVLFRQLGRQTVYGPGWRQNFNTKDFAELYNLGLPVAALYYNSQRESGSGGRTRTTTTRS